The sequence CGTTTTGAAGAAACTGAGACTCCTCAGAACGCAGACATTCGTGTGAGTTGGGGCTACACCGGTCTCCTCACCGATTTTCAGGACACCAGACTCGGCAGTGCGGAACTCACGCGCCTCCAGAATAGCCAGCAGCATTCAGCAGTCAGCAATCAACACGGGATAGAAGACTCTCGCATGGCTGAAGGGAAGAATGGAAGGGTGGGTGCCTCCGTAACTTCTAACCAGGCAACCCTCCAACCAAACACCGACAGCCGCCAACCGACAGCCGCCAGTCAATTTACAGTCGAGGTAATCCTCATGTTAGAAGGCGATGCGACTATTGGTGAACTATCACAGGAAGAGATGCGCACCGTGTGTCTCCATGAATTCGGACACGCAATCGGGTTATGGGGTCATAGCCCACACCCAGGTGACATCAACTATCCGACAGCAACAGCACAATACCCATCGCCACGTGATATAACCACCTTACGGAAACTTTATAGGACACCGCTTGATACACCACAACACGACATCGCAATAAAAATGTTGAAAACCGAGATTGAAGAGAAACCCCACGCAGACGTTAAAAAACATCTCCGTTCACACTACCTCCTCGGAACCGTCTACTTCGATAAAGGGGATACAGCGTCAGCAATCGCAAGCTTCCAGACCTGTAGACAACTGGACCCCAAGTTTCAATCCGCAATAGAAAAACTGATCCAAGCCTATCACGAAACAGGGGAAACCCACGAGGCGATCGCTCTCCTTGAGAAACGGATAACCCTAAAACCGTCTCCAGCAGATTACAACACACTCGGCATCTTCTATTACGATAAAAAAGATGTTGAAAAGGCAATACAGGCGTTTGAAAAAGCGCTCCACATCGCCCCCTACCACAAAGCCGCACGACGAAATCTACATCAACTCCTCCGAGCAAAAGGATTTAGAGCGTTAGCATCAAAAGACTTTGAAACCGCTACCGCCACCTTTGAAAGGGTGCTGCAGATGGAGCCGCTCGATGCACCCACATATCAACTCATGGGCAATGGATATGCCCAAGTTGGGCAGTTTGAAAAGGCGATCAACTACTACCAGAAAGCAATCGACCTCAATCCTGTTGATGCGTTGACACAGCAAAACCTCGCACAATGCTATAATAACTACGGCGTAGCCTTACGAAATCGTGAGAAATGGGACGAGGCGATTGATGCCTATCGTAACGCTTTACGGTTGATGCCTACGCTTCACATCGCCCGAACAAACCTGAGTGATGCGTTCACCCGTAAGGCGAACGCACATAACGAAGCAGGCGAACTCGACGAAGCCGTGGAGGCGTATCTCGAACTACAGAAACTCCACCCGGACGAAATGCACATCCGTAATTTGCTTGGCGAGTTATATCTCAAAAAAGGCGACTATGCCAACGCACTGTCGGTATTTCAGCACGTTTACAACGTCAATCCAAATGCTGATCACGCGTTGCACAACCTGATCGCCGCGTATCACCACTATGCGCGAAGTCTCAGTGATACGGACGACTACACAACAGCGATCCAACTACTTGTGGAGGCACTTCGACTCGCGCCGACCGATCTGAACCTACGTTTAAGCCTTGCGAATGCCTATCAGGGTGTTGGAGACTATGAACGTGCCGCTGTCGAAGTGTCCCATATTTTGGCACAAGAACCGGAAAACCGACAGGCTAAGGAAGAACAGATTAACCTACAAATCCGACGCGGGAATGCGCTTATGCGGCAACGGCAATACGCCGCCGCGCTCGCTGAATTCGAGGCGATTCCTGAAGCCAAGCGAGATATTGAAATCTATAATACCATCGGTTATCTCTACCTCCTGGAAGGCAAACACGCGGAAGCCTTTGTTGGTTTTGAAACCGTTTTGCAGAAAGATCCAATTAACATGCCTGCCTTCAGGAATCTGCTGTCGTTAGAATCGCAGTTGATCCGTAGGCGCGGCAATAAAATGAGAGAGGAAACCCTCGTCAAGGTTCGATGTCTTCTCACTATCTCTTTGATGCATCGGAAACAACCGACCGCCGCTGTCGAAAAGTATCAACTCGCGCTGAAATCAAAATCCGAAGAGATGGATGCGCTTCTCATCGAAACCGGCAGACAACTCGCCAATCGGTTCCAGCAACACGGCGATACCGAAAACCGTGAACTGATCCTCGATTGGGTTGAAGAACGTAGAGGCAACTGACCACTGTGAAATATATTGCAAGTGCCCCTGATAAGGGGATTTAGGGGTTTCTTCTATAGTAAAAGTATTATTTGAACAATGCCCTTAAAAAGAAAAAGGGTCAGGCAAACATGCCCGACCCGGGGTCTCTATCCCTTACGGGGAAGGAGGAGTGTAACAAGACTCGCGATCTCTTCTGTCCGACGACTAATTACGACCACCGCCACCACCGCCACGACGGTTGCCTTCACCACGCCAGCGATTCGCACGTTGCTGTGATTCTTCCTGACGCTTTTTCGTCAATTCGTTGAGTTTAGTCATCTGCTCTTTCGTCAAAACCTCTTTGAGACTCGCTTGGAATTCTTTACCCACAGTTACGGCAAAACTCTGCATCTCTGCCATAGCCGTCCGCATATCACCGGATGCCCGTGCTTCTTCCATTTTTGCGGTAAATTTATCGCGAGCCGTTTGATAGACAGGGCGCGCTTTCAGGAGCGTCTCGTCGTCCACTTTTACAGCGAAGGTCAAGTCAATCCACGAATTATCAACGATAGACATGGGATTCATCATTCCCATCCCGCCTCTGTTGCCACTGCGCTGGCCGCCCTGACGATTACCACGTTCACCTTGTGCGTTCCGATCAGGACGTTGTGCCGATGTTGCATGTTCAAAGACAAAAACCCCTACGATTGCGATTACTGCGATTGCGCCGATTGCAAAAAATTTCTGCTTCATTTTTATTTCTCCTATAAAAATTTTGGTTGTGTGAACACCTCCACTGCTT comes from Candidatus Poribacteria bacterium and encodes:
- a CDS encoding tetratricopeptide repeat protein, coding for MKTRTLQICFAITLLVLVSILFNNTIAQESRPSPHADYFDYITLFSQGRITRFTEMPIRVYISPVLRESPYLPEIRYAMQTWQTSSDGDVRFEETETPQNADIRVSWGYTGLLTDFQDTRLGSAELTRLQNSQQHSAVSNQHGIEDSRMAEGKNGRVGASVTSNQATLQPNTDSRQPTAASQFTVEVILMLEGDATIGELSQEEMRTVCLHEFGHAIGLWGHSPHPGDINYPTATAQYPSPRDITTLRKLYRTPLDTPQHDIAIKMLKTEIEEKPHADVKKHLRSHYLLGTVYFDKGDTASAIASFQTCRQLDPKFQSAIEKLIQAYHETGETHEAIALLEKRITLKPSPADYNTLGIFYYDKKDVEKAIQAFEKALHIAPYHKAARRNLHQLLRAKGFRALASKDFETATATFERVLQMEPLDAPTYQLMGNGYAQVGQFEKAINYYQKAIDLNPVDALTQQNLAQCYNNYGVALRNREKWDEAIDAYRNALRLMPTLHIARTNLSDAFTRKANAHNEAGELDEAVEAYLELQKLHPDEMHIRNLLGELYLKKGDYANALSVFQHVYNVNPNADHALHNLIAAYHHYARSLSDTDDYTTAIQLLVEALRLAPTDLNLRLSLANAYQGVGDYERAAVEVSHILAQEPENRQAKEEQINLQIRRGNALMRQRQYAAALAEFEAIPEAKRDIEIYNTIGYLYLLEGKHAEAFVGFETVLQKDPINMPAFRNLLSLESQLIRRRGNKMREETLVKVRCLLTISLMHRKQPTAAVEKYQLALKSKSEEMDALLIETGRQLANRFQQHGDTENRELILDWVEERRGN